A single window of Arvicanthis niloticus isolate mArvNil1 chromosome X, mArvNil1.pat.X, whole genome shotgun sequence DNA harbors:
- the Msn gene encoding moesin: protein MPKTISVRVTTMDAELEFAIQPNTTGKQLFDQVVKTIGLREVWFFGLQYQDTKAFSTWLKLNKKVTAQDVRKESPLLFKFRAKFYPEDVSEELIQDITQRLFFLQVKEGILNDDIYCPPETAVLLASYAVQSKYGDFNKEVHKSGYLAGDKLLPQRVLEQHKLNKDQWEERIQVWHEEHRGMLREDAVLEYLKIAQDLEMYGVNYFSIKNKKGSELWLGVDALGLNIYEQNDRLTPKIGFPWSEIRNISFNDKKFVIKPIDKKAPDFVFYAPRLRINKRILALCMGNHELYMRRRKPDTIEVQQMKAQAREEKHQKQMERALLENEKKKRELAEKEKEKIEREKEELMEKLKQIEEQTKKAQQELEEQTRRALELEQERKRAQSEAEKLAKERQEAEEAKEALLQASRDQKKTQEQLASEMAELTARISQLEMARKKKESEAVEWQQKAQMVQEDLEKTRAELKTAMSTPHVAEPAENEQDEQDENGAEASADLRADAMAKDRSEEERTTEAEKNERVQKHLKALTSELANARDESKKTANDMIHAENMRLGRDKYKTLRQIRQGNTKQRIDEFESM from the exons ATCAGTGTGCGTGTAACCACCATGGATGCAGAGCTGGAGTTTGCCATTCAGCCCAACACCACTGGCAAGCAGCTGTTTGACCAG GTGGTGAAAACTATCGGTTTGAGGGAAGTTTGGTTCTTTGGTCTGCAGTACCAGGACACAAAAGCTTTCTCTACTTGGCTGAAACTCAATAAGAAG GTGACTGCACAGGATGTGCGGAAGGAAAGTCCGTTGCTCTTCAAGTTCCGGGCTAAGTTCTACCCAGAGGATGTATCTGAAGAACTGATCCAGGATATCACCCAGCGCCTGTTCTTTCTGCAAGTGAAGGAGGGCATTCTCAATGATGACATTTATTGTCCACCTGAAACTGCTGTGCTGTTGGCTTCCTATGCCGTCCAATCTAAGTATGGTGACTTCAATAAAGAAGTGCACAAGTCTGGCTACCTGGCTGGAGATAAGTTGCTGCCCCAAAG AGTCTTGGAGCAGCACAAACTCAACAAAGACCAGTGGGAAGAGCGGATCCAGGTGTGGCATGAGGAACACCGGGGCATGCTCAG GGAGGATGCTGTCCTGGAATATCTCAAGATTGCTCAAGACCTGGAGATGTATGGTGTGAACTATTTCAGCATCAAGAACAAGAAAGGCTCAGAGTTGTGGCTGGGCGTGGATGCCTTGGGTCTCAACATTTATGAGCAGAATGACAG ACTGACTCCTAAGATTGGCTTCCCTTGGAGTGAAATCAGGAATATCTCTTTCAATGATAAGAAATTTGTCATCAAGCCTATTGACAAAAAGGCCCCG GACTTTGTGTTCTATGCTCCTCGGCTTCGGATTAACAAGAGGATCTTGGCCCTGTGCATGGGGAATCATGAGCTGTACATGCGTCGACGCAAGCCTGACACCATTGAGGTACAGCAGATGAAGGCACAGGCTCGGGAAGAGAAGCACCAGAAGCAGATGGAACG TGCTCTACTggaaaatgagaagaagaagCGTGAGTTGgctgaaaaagagaaggagaagattgAACGGGAGAAGGAAGAGCTGATGGAGAAATTGAAGCAGATAGAGGAGCAGACTAAGAAGGCTCAGCAAG AACTGGAAGAACAGACCCGCAGGGCCCTAGAACTTGAGCAGGAACGGAAGCGTGCCCAGAGTGAGGCTGAAAAGCTGGCCAAAGAGCGTCAAGAAGCCGAAGAAGCCAAGGAGGCCCTGCTGCAGGCATCTCGGGACCAGAAGAAGACCCAGGAACAGCTG GCTTCCGAAATGGCAGAGCTGACTGCACGGATCTCCCAGTTGGAAATGGCTCGAAAGAAGAAGGAGAGCGAGGCTGTGGAATGGCAGCAAAAG GCCCAGATGGTACAGGAAGACTTGGAGAAGACTCGTGCTGAGCTGAAGACTGCCATGAGTACACCTCATGTGGCAGAGCCTGCTGAGAATGAACAGGATGAGCAGGATGAGAATGGAGCAGAGGCCAGTGCTGATCTGCGGGCTGATGCTATGGCCAAGGACCGCAGTGAGGAGGAACGTACCACTGAGGCAGAGAAGAATGAGCGTGTGCAGAAGCATCTTAAG GCCCTTACTTCAGAACTGGCCAATGCCCGAGATGAGTCCAAGAAGACTGCCAATGACATGATCCATGCTGAGAACATGCGACTGGGACGAGACAAATACAAGACCCTGCGCCAGATCCGGCAGGGCAATACCAAACAGCGCATTGATGAGTTTGAGTCCATGTAG